The Sphingorhabdus lutea genome segment GGGCCAAACGGTTTTCAAATTTGCTGAACCATGCTGCAACCTGTGCCTGAACGCGGCCAGAAGTATAGCGAAGACCAAGGTCAAAGCTGTCTGTAGTTTCAGGAACAGGACGTACCGATGGTGAATCCGCAAAGAATAATGAGTCATAAAGCGGATCAGTACCAGGTACTGACAAACCTTTGGCATAGCTGCCATAGGTGCTTAAATCATCGGTTAAGCGGAAACGGAAGCCAAGATTTGGAAGAATCTTGTCATATTTATATGTCCGTGATTGTGGTGGGGCATAGGTTGGGTTTGCCGCTGCATATGCCGCATTTTGTGAATCATCCTTACCAAAGCAATCGACAAAGCCACTTGCAGAAGTGGTAAAGCAATATTGGTTTAATTCACGTGTAAAAAATGGCGCGCGAACACCAATATTCACCATCAAACGATCATCCAATAATTCGCCGCGATATTCACCAGAAACCTGATGCAAAATCGCATATGACAAACGGTCACGTTTTGTAAGCGGCGTTCCAGTAACATCCAAAATTGGGTCATTTACTGGGAATGGATCAATTGCAAAACCGTCAGTGTTCAACAGGCCAATTTGGCCGGTTTGGCGGTGACGTGCATTGTCATAGGTATAGTTGATACGAACGGTATGTTGATCGTTAATATCATAACGCAATGATGAAATCACACCATAGCGATGGGTTTGGGTTTGGCTTGGTTGCAAAATTTCAACCTGGTCAAGCAAATCGCCGTCGCCGTTTAAATCAACACCGGCATAGGGTTGGCCACCAATATAACCATAAAAGCCGTTACGTGAACCTTCATTACCACGTGTGGTGCCGCCGCCATTTGCTTTTACATATTGATAGCTAGGGTCGATTGAAAGAACCAAGCCGTCAGAAAGTGTAAAGCGTGATGCACCGCGGATATTACCGGTATTTGATGGGTTTACGCGATAATCAAATGCGCTGCCGCAACGGTTTGAAACGTCACGAATACCGGGACGGGCCGCTGCTACTTGGCAACGGGTAATATTGGCAAAACGGGCGTCCTTGGTTGTTGGGAATGATGCCAATGAAACCGAACCAAAGAAATTGTTGCGGTTTTCGTTGTAATTTCCAGAAACCGACACAAAATCGCCATTGTCGCCAATTGGTTGATAAACACGTGCGTTAACCTGTGTTTTGTCAATTTTACCAACGCCATAAACATTTCTATGGTCAACTTTTTCCGCAGCAAAAAATGCGCGTGTGCCAGAAGATGTTAAATTGCCAGTATCAACCGATGCGAAAATACGCATAAAGCCAAAATCACCTGCTGAACCAGCCATACGGACGCTGAAATCTTCATAAGGCTTTCTGGTGCGGTAATTAACAGTACCACCGGTCGCAGAAGCCGTTGGGCTGTCCACGTCGGTTGAACCAAGATTAACATTCACTTGTTCAATAAGTTCAGGTGAAAGCTGTTGGTTTGAATAAATGGCATAATTGCCTGAATCGTTCAATGGAACGCCATCAAAGGTTAAGCTGATACGATCGCCGCCGAAACCGCGAATTGACAATGTGCCGCCAGCTGAACCGAAACCATCATTATTTTGAAAGCTAACGCCAGGAATGGCGTTGATGCTATCCAAAACTGTTTGGCCAGGATTTTGCTTTGATAGAAATTCTTGGTTCAAAACCTGCTTTGCTTTGCTGGTATCTGGAATTTCAACACCAGCAACATCGGTTGTGGTTGTGCCGGTAACAACAATTTCTTCTTCGAAATCAAGCGAGCCAGTTGATTGTGCAAATGCAGCAGTTGATAAACCGCACATTGCAACAGCAAAACCGCTGCTCGCCATCATAAATTTAAACTTCGACATAAGACTACCCCTATATATTTGGGCATGGTGAAATTCATGCCCGATTGAGTGATTCTCTCTCACGCAACTCCCATGTCCATCCAATATTGCAGTCTGATGACAAACAAAGAAGATGAACAGATATTCAGGGCCAATAACGGCGATTTAATTAAAGGAAAAGGGCAGAAAACCTATAATATTGTGCAAAACGCCAAATAGCGTCTTCTGATGAAGCTTTATTCATCGACTGTAACATAAAAGGCACAATATTTGTGCCTTTTATTTGCGAATCAATTATATGTTTAATGCTTGACGAGATGCCTATGCAGCATCTTCTTTTTTGGATTTTTCCGCCTTCGCAAAAACCTGAACAGGCTCTTTGCGACCTTCGACAACATCCTTATCCAACACAATCTCGGTCACCCCCTCCATTGTGGGCAAATCGAACATCGTATCTAATAAAATTGCCTCCACAATCGAACGAAGTCCTCTGGCGCCAGTTTTACGCTCAATTGCCTTTTGCGAAATTGCACGCAGTGCATCATCGGTAAAGGTAAGGA includes the following:
- a CDS encoding TonB-dependent receptor; translation: MSKFKFMMASSGFAVAMCGLSTAAFAQSTGSLDFEEEIVVTGTTTTDVAGVEIPDTSKAKQVLNQEFLSKQNPGQTVLDSINAIPGVSFQNNDGFGSAGGTLSIRGFGGDRISLTFDGVPLNDSGNYAIYSNQQLSPELIEQVNVNLGSTDVDSPTASATGGTVNYRTRKPYEDFSVRMAGSAGDFGFMRIFASVDTGNLTSSGTRAFFAAEKVDHRNVYGVGKIDKTQVNARVYQPIGDNGDFVSVSGNYNENRNNFFGSVSLASFPTTKDARFANITRCQVAAARPGIRDVSNRCGSAFDYRVNPSNTGNIRGASRFTLSDGLVLSIDPSYQYVKANGGGTTRGNEGSRNGFYGYIGGQPYAGVDLNGDGDLLDQVEILQPSQTQTHRYGVISSLRYDINDQHTVRINYTYDNARHRQTGQIGLLNTDGFAIDPFPVNDPILDVTGTPLTKRDRLSYAILHQVSGEYRGELLDDRLMVNIGVRAPFFTRELNQYCFTTSASGFVDCFGKDDSQNAAYAAANPTYAPPQSRTYKYDKILPNLGFRFRLTDDLSTYGSYAKGLSVPGTDPLYDSLFFADSPSVRPVPETTDSFDLGLRYTSGRVQAQVAAWFSKFENRLARSYDPVLDQTIYRNLGTVDKYGLDGSIAFAVNDNLRLYVFGSLSESEIKENVQTGVVAGSPVFAATAGKQESGSPTNSYGGAFDINAGPVSFGALAKYTGKRFVNDINTREVDGYWLVNLNARVGLEWVGLNDKTYLQFNMYNAFDELFVGGFGGDLTSTSPFVQVGAPRTFTASVNFQF